Proteins encoded by one window of Lathyrus oleraceus cultivar Zhongwan6 chromosome 1, CAAS_Psat_ZW6_1.0, whole genome shotgun sequence:
- the LOC127086928 gene encoding uncharacterized protein LOC127086928, whose product MVKLPFPFDPSIYLLVPEPEPILPEEVEKLNARIKELELENADLRINLGRVSVENGNLKDGQQKKDKELEISNKRATESEAMREKFGQALYNTKSVFKSKEEELDRASLRIQKLNKTLKLTLEMKREARITSEIRTCELENTIQKYKDTLEREKLRTEESERVCTRLKYQLEQADARIQALEGGDQDVAYMMLLGECRYWRNLYRDIEVTKAEDLRIIQDLHGLYTDWKGKFLRLSIFLNSVMR is encoded by the coding sequence ATGGTTAAACTCCCTTttccatttgatccttctatctatcTGTTGGTTCCTGAGCCAGAACCCATATTACCTGAAGAGGTGGAGAAGCTCAATGCTCGTATTAAGGAGCTGGAGTTGGAAAATGCTGACTTGAGGATTAATCTTGGTCGAGTCTCGGTAGAAAATGGGAATTTGAAAGATGGTCAGCAGAAGAAGGACAAAGAGCTTGAAATCTCCAACAAAAGAGCTACGGAGTCTGAGGCAATGAGAGAAAAGTTTGGACAAGCGCTCTACAACACTAAATCTGTGTTCAAGTCAAAGGAGGAGGAGTTGGATAGAGCTTCACTCCGGATTCAAAAACTTAATAAGACTCTAAAATTGACCCTTGAAATGAAAAGGGAAGCACGGATAACTTCTGAGATTCGTACTTGTGAACTGGAGAATACCATTCAGAAATACAAGGATACTCTGGAACGCGAGAAGCTGAGGACTGAAGAGTCAGAAAGAGTTTGCACACGGCTGAAATATCAGTTGGAGCAAGCCGATGCTAGAATCCAGGCACTTGAAGGTGGGGATCAGGATGTTGCCTATATGATGTTGCTAGGTGAATGCagatattggagaaacctctatagggacatagagGTGACCAAGGCTGAAGACTTGCGCATCATTCAAGATCTCCATGGGCTTTACACTGATTGGAAGGGCAAATTTCTGAGGCTGTCCATATTTTTGAATTCCGTCATGCGATAG
- the LOC127086918 gene encoding uncharacterized protein LOC127086918 — MGPNVKNNPLPPHGDPAVNAIEDAFVGVTVDKVDDVKTPLEAFHARLVEAGLINVNHENCEECATYPKGCQLVRDNIQDLMDKGVLQISSVTKDEDVLVIELCFNLPEPVEIPYYSGGVVPTISQPSPVEICMPTPFPYESTKVVPWKYETTIVDKVVEASTNVEVTEVVNEDVTNIAGMSKMTRSGRIYTPEFNVTPQRPNKESTFAAPTKEPEVVQSEDAVEFLKLIKRSDYKVVDQLHETPSKISILSLLLNSQAHREALLKVLAQAHVTQSITVDQFDGVVVNITACNTLSFSGEELPEDRQNHNRALHISVKCKDDALARVLVDTGSSLNVMPKRTLAKLSYQGPAMKPSTLIVKAFDGAVTSTLHQKMKFVVDNQLIIISGEEDFVVSHLSSFRYIEVDEDALETSFQALEIANATFVEMKDPVGKACSSFASLKSAKSSIEGGNPKGWGHLIDIREKHDRFGMGYVPSAVKGARVPAKDNTRSIHEVFLSTGFIHGDHVNAIEDNTENEDEPCLVYRCETALNNWKAVEIPKFFPLSK; from the exons ATGGGACCGAATGTGAAGAACAACCCTCTTCCTCCCCATGGAGATCCTGCAGTAAACGCCATTGAAGATGCCTTTGTTGGTGTTACAGTTGATAAGGTGGATGATGTTAAGACTCCTTTGGAAGCATTCCATGCCCGATTGGTGGAAGCTGGCCTGATTAATGTTAATCATGAAAATTGTGAAGAGTGTGCCACATACCCAAAGGGGTGTCAGTTGGTACGAGACAACATTCAAGACTTGATGGATAAAGGAGTGCTTCAGATCTCCAGCGTTACAAAAGATGAGGATGTGTTGGTAATTGAACTTTGCTTCAATTTACCTGAACCGGTTGAGATCCCATATTACAGTGGTGGAGTGGTTCCTACGATTAGTCAGCCGTCGCCTGTTGAAATATGTATGCCCACGCCTTTTCCATACGAGAGCACCAAGGTCGTACCTTGGAAATATGAGACTACCATTGTGGACAAGGTTGTTGAAGCAAGTACAAACGTTGAAGTGACCGAAGTTGTGAATGAGGACGTCACCAATATTGCAGGAATGAGCAAaatgacccgtagtggtcgaatCTATACGCCTGAATTCAATGTGACTCCTCAAAGGCCAAACAAGGAATCAACATTCGCAGCTCCCACTAAAGAACCCGAAGTGGTCCAATCTGAGGATGCTGTTGAAttcttgaaattaatcaagagAAGTGACTATAAGGTTGTGGACCAGTTGCATGAAACACCATCTAAGATCTCTATTCTATCTCTGTTATTGAACTCCCAAgcccatagggaggctttgttgaaggtGCTTGCCCAAGCTCATGTAACACAAAGCATAACAGTAGACCAATTTGATGGAGTAGTTGTGAACATCACAGCCTGCAATACTTTGAGCTTCAGTGGAGAGGAATTACCTGAGGATAGACAAAATCACAATCGTGCTCTCCATATCTCGGTAaaatgcaaagatgatgctttggcaagagttttggttgataccggatCTTCTTTGAATGTGATGCCAAAAAGAACACTCGccaagttatcttatcaaggaccGGCTATGAAGCCTAGTACCCtgatagtgaaagcttttgatg GGGCAGTTACCTCCACTTTACAccagaaaatgaagtttgtggTGGACAATCAATTGATCATTATTTCTGGGGAGGAGGACTTTGTGGTCAGTCACCTTTCATCCTTCAGATACATCGAGGTTGATGAGGacgctttggaaacttctttccaagctcttgaaatagccaaCGCCACTTTTGTGGAGATGAAGGACCCAGTTGGGAAAGCTTGTTCTTCTTTCGCTTCTCTGAAAAGCGCAAAGTCTAGCATTGAAGGAGGAAACCCTAAAGGTTGGGGTCATCTTATTGATATTCGTGAGAAGCATGATCGCTTTGGTATGGGATATGTGCCTTCTGCTGTGAAAGGAGCCCGAGTCCCTGCAAAGGACAATACCCGAAGCATCCATGAAGTATTCCTCAGCACAGGATTCATCCATGGAGATCACGTCAATGCAATTGAAGACAACACCGAAAATGAAGAtgagccatgtttggtttaccggtGTGAGACAGCTTTGAACAATTGGAAGGCGGTTGAGATCCCAAAATtttttcctttgtcaaagtaa